The Gallus gallus isolate bGalGal1 chromosome 31, bGalGal1.mat.broiler.GRCg7b, whole genome shotgun sequence genome includes a region encoding these proteins:
- the LOC101747860 gene encoding soluble scavenger receptor cysteine-rich domain-containing protein SSC5D-like isoform X7, protein MAPTLLLLVGLLAFPGTVPFPLRLAGGPGRCAGRVELLHAGSWGTICDDDWGLPDAAVVCRQLGCGTALAAPSGAWFGEGSGPIWLNHVRCSGDEQRLAQCRHRGWHNHVCAHEEDASVVCSAHPLLSPGTTEPTGTAGSTPTDGLVPAVMWVPYSSAPYPLRLVGGPGRCAGRVELLHTGRWGTVCDDGWGLPDATVVCRQLGCGDALVAPGGAFFGEGTGPIWLDNVRCWGNESALLQCPAAPLGITDCHHREDASVICADELTEVDPMQPAPEQLPTRSLLVPPSALPRVSARPHSTSSPQPTPSSWPTAWTSETGPEDLSPVGTSPSPPEWDPASTIPRRPLGQILAIVIPTRPQRQDPAISVTRTTARAAGQDPDTSVPSTTSRSSGEDPATVFSTTTRSAVQGRVSATSTKAGRDPIRIIRITRLKAEQDPAGIIQSTKPKAAGVTRLKAGREPGGPTRSKVGWDPAGTNRSKVGRDSVGINRTKVGLDLVGTNRSKVGRESVGINKTKVRLDPVGTNRSKAGQSSVGINKTKVRLDPAGTNRSKAGQSSVGINKTKVRLDPAGTNRSKAGQSSVGISKTKVRLDPAGTNRSKAGQSSVGINKTKVKLDPAGTNRSKVGQYSVGINKVKAGQHLVGINKTKAGQDPAGTNRSKAGWDPAGTVRITRPKVGWDPLRTMWIAHPKAERIVVGANQSTRHWVLVGTTSGTKPQARQAPVGSTRSTQGLAGRDAVSAINMGNMGQEIAGVTQSTRSNAEQDSTLTMRLQASAAIWSNHSLGEPGPGDPVGSTLPVVLADPEGTMKSAASTAEPSLEGTLWVSHPSAELGSEGPVRSTQHAAELGPESTMWSIYPTAEPAPEGTMKSADPITELGPKVTLSMHPLTELDPDGNMGGAHTSVEPDPRGATNSTGPTAGLDPDNITGSTYPTTELGSDHIMGSTHTAAEPGPEGTMKSTDPTAGLDPDDDMGSTYPTKEPGPDRTMGSTHTAAELGPEGTMKSTGPTAGLNPDDIMGSTYFTTELGLDHTMGSTHTAAEPGPESTVKSTGPMAESVLEGTTAELGPDVTMRSTSPATELGPDVTMRSTSPATELGPDVTMRSTSPAADLGPDVTMRSAHPAVELGPDVTMRSTSPAAELGPDVAMRSTSPATELGPDVTMRSTSPAADLGPDVTMRSAHPAVELGPDVTMRSTSPAAELGPDVTMRSSHPAAELGPDVTMRSTSPAADLGPDVTMRSTHPAAELDPDVTMRSTSPAADLGPDVTMRSTSPAADLGPDVPVRSAHPAAELDPESTLWTTHLPEEQDPDGSMQSARSSAELSLGVSIWSAYPTADTSTWSTHPAPESELEGTTWDTHSSADFDLDGTMRNKHPSAEANLKGTMESKHIAAETSLRDTTWRTHPTEELGSDGIMRRTLSTAESGAGPMGISALPTRVSSPSPSLGPTQGLAVSPVLAVQLSPGSGTRSQHHTGAPSTQRPSEPTQYPDISNTQGPPASFQHPAESPTAWTELVLSQHPPAEPSGFWTPPDLFIQTPSSNPSPQSLPALTMLPLDPTSPYMNAAHFKHLMDIPRSQTLPAPSEDPVETLNTQKPSVSAQNPTETLSSKSPPALSQYLTEILSTQVPPAPTHHPMETSDSQPPAAPTEQSMEIFSTQRPPTVPQHFTESLSIQRPPSTLQQPMKTFGTQNPPVSLKHPMKLLSTQTPPISHQHPKEPLSTQTPPGSLKHLTDPPSTQIPSAPVQHPVETFGTQTPRAFLQHPMKLFSTQTPPAPTEALRTHSASPVLPGPPCTGPAQPAPPVPTLSALWDRGGHCVAPVLRALLWEVRGLRGQLRALARNQRRGAQRLEAIARRLGRLTALGQHILEEPPRLYGGVGIRRGVLHRRQGK, encoded by the exons ATGGCCCCgaccctgctgctgctgg TGGGGCTGCTCGCCTTCCCTGGCACAG TCCCATTCCCGCTGCGCCTGGCTGGGGGCCCTGGGCGCTGTGCGGGGCGCGTGGAGCTGCTGCACGCCGGGAGCTGGGGCACAATCTGCGATGATGACTGGGGACTGCCGGACGCGGCGGTggtctgcaggcagctgggctgtgggactgCGCTGGCTGCCCCATCAGGGGCCTGGTTCGGGGAAGGCTCCGGCCCCATTTGGCTCAACCACGTGCGGTGCAGCGGCGATGAGCAGCGCCTTGCCCAGTGCCGGCACCGGGGGTGGCACAACCATGTCTGCGCCCACGAGGAGGATGCCAGCGTTGTGTGCTCAG CTCATCCCTTGCTGTCGCCTGGAACCACGGAGCccactggcactgctggcagcaccccAACGGACG GGTTGGTGCCAGCAGTGATGTGGGTACCCTATTCCTCAGCCCCATACCCACTGCGTCTGGTTGGGGGCCCTGGGCGCTGCGCGGGACGTGTGGAGCTGCTGCACACTGGGCGTTGGGGCACGGTCTGTGATGATGGCTGGGGGCTGCCGGATGCCACTGTggtctgcaggcagctgggctgtggaGATGCGCTGGTTGCACCCGGTGGGGCGTTTTTTGGTGAGGGCACTGGCCCCATCTGGCTGGACAATGTGCGGTGCTGGGGGAACGAGTCGGCATTGCTGCAGTGTCCAGCTGCACCATTGGGCATCACCGACTGCCACCACCGGGAGGATGCATCTGTCATTTGTGCAG ATGAGCTGACTGAGGTAGACCCCATGCAGCCTGCTCCTGAACAGCTGCCCACCAGGTCATTGCTGGTgcccccctctgctctgccacgTGTGAGTGCCCGACCCCACAGCACCAGCTCCCCTCAGCCTACACCAAGCAGCTGGCCCACAGCATGGACATCAGAGACGG GGCCAGAAGACTTGTCACCTGTGGGGacctccccatctcccccagAATGGGATCCAGCTAGCACCATCCCTCGACGTCCTCTAGGACAGATTCTGGCCATAGTCATTCCCACACGTCCCCAAAGACAGGATCCAGCTATCAGTGTCACTAGAACCACTGCACGAGCTGCAGGACAGGATCCAGACACCAGTGTCCCCAGCACTACCTCACGATCCTCAGGAGAGGATCCTGCCACTGTCTTCAGCACCACCACACGATCTGCAGTACAAGGTCGAGTCAGTGCCACCTCAACCAAAGCAGGGCGAGATCCCATCCGTATCATCAGGATCACCCGACTCAAAGCAGAACAGGATCCAGCTGGCATTATCCAGAGCACCAAGCCCAAGGCAGCTGGTGTCACCAGGCTGAAGGCAGGACGGGAGCCTGGTGGCCCCACCAGGTCCAAAGTTGGATGGGATCCAGCTGGCACCAACAGGTCCAAAGTGGGACGGGATTCAGTTGGCATCAACAGGACCAAAGTGGGACTGGATCTGGTTGGCACCAACAGGTCAAAGGTGGGACGGGAGTCTGTTGGCATCAACAAGACCAAAGTGAGATTGGATCCAGTTGGTACCAACAGGTCCAAGGCAGGACAGTCTTCTGTTGGCATCAACAAGACCAAAGTGAGATTGGATCCAGCTGGCACCAACAGGTCCAAGGCAGGACAGTCTTCTGTTGGCATCAACAAGACCAAAGTGAGATTGGATCCAGCTGGCACCAACAGGTCCAAGGCAGGACAGTCTTCTGTTGGCATCAGCAAGACCAAAGTGAGATTGGATCCAGCTGGCACCAACAGATCCAAGGCAGGACAGTCTTCTGTTGGCATCAACAAGACCAAAGTGAAATTGGATCCAGCTGGCACCAACAGATCCAAGGTAGGACAGTATTCTGTTGGCATCAACAAAGTCAAAGCAGGACAGCATCTGGTGGGCATCAACAAGACCAAAGCAGGACAGGATCCAGCTGGCACCAATAGGTCCAAGGCAGGATGGGATCCAGCTGGCACCGTTCGCATCACCCGACCCAAAGTGGGATGGGATCCGCTTCGTACCATGTGGATTGCCCATCCCAAAGCAGAGCGGATTGTTGTGGGAGCCAATCAGAGCACCAGGCATTGGGTTTTGGTGGGGACCACATCAGGAACCAAGCCTCAAGCAAGACAGGCTCCAGTTGGTTCCACCAGGAGCACTCAGGGGCTGGCAGGACGGGATGCCGTTAGTGCTATCAATATGGGCAATATGGGACAGGAGATTGCTGGTGTCACACAGAGCACCAGATCCAATGCAGAGCAGGACTCAACCCTTACCATGAGGCTCCAAGCAAGTGCTGCCATATGGAGTAACCACAGCCTGGGAGAACCAGGTCCAGGGGATCCTGTTGGGAGTACACTTCCTGTAGTATTAGCAGATCCAGAAGGTACCATGAAGAGTGCAGCTTCTACAGCAGAACCAAGTCTGGAAGGGACCTTGTGGGTTTCACATCCCTCAGCAGAACTGGGTTCCGAAGGTCCCGTAAGGAGCACTCAACATGCAGCAGAACTAGGTCCTGAAAGTACCATGTGGAGCATATAtcccacagcagagccagctccagAAGGTACCATGAAAAGCGCAGATCCTATAACAGAACTGGGTCCAAAAGTTACTTTGAGCATGCATCCTCTAACAGAACTGGACCCAGATGGTAACATGGGGGGTGCACATACTTCAGTAGAACCAGACCCTAGAGGTGCCACGAATAGCACAGGTCCTACAGCAGGACTGGATCCAGATAATATCACAGGGAGCACATATCCCACAACAGAACTAGGTTCAGATCATATCATGGGGAGCACACATACTGCAGCAGAACCAGGTCCAGAAGGTACCATGAAGAGTACAGATCCTACAGCAGGACTGGATCCAGATGATGACATGGGGAGCACATATCCCACAAAAGAACCGGGTCCAGATCGTACCATGGGGAGCACACATACTGCAGCAGAACTAGGTCCAGAAGGTACCATGAAGAGTACAGGTCCTACGGCAGGACTGAATCCAGATGATATAATGGGGAGCACATATTTCACAACAGAACTAGGTCTAGATCATACCATGGGGAGCACACATACAGCAGCAGAACCAGGTCCAGAAAGTACCGTGAAGAGTACAGGTCCTATGGCAGAATCAGTTCTAGAAGGGACCACAGCAGAACTGGGTCCAGATGTTACCATGAGGAGCACAAGTCCTGCAACAGAACTGGGTCCAGATGTTACCATGAGGAGCACAAGTCCTGCAACAGAACTGGGTCCAGATGTTACCATGAGGAGCACAAGTCCTGCAGCAGACCTGGGTCCAGATGTTACCATGAGGAGTGCACATCCTGCAGTGGAACTGGGTCCAGATGTTACCATGAGGAGCACAAGTCCTGCAGCAGAACTGGGTCCAGATGTTGCCATGAGGAGCACAAGTCCTGCAACAGAACTGGGTCCAGATGTTACCATGAGGAGCACAAGTCCTGCAGCAGACCTGGGTCCAGATGTTACCATGAGGAGTGCACATCCTGCAGTGGAACTGGGTCCAGATGTTACCATGAGGAGCACAAGTCCTGCAGCAGAACTGGGTCCAGATGTTACCATGAGGAGTTCACATCCTGCAGCAGAACTGGGTCCAGATGTTACCATGAGGAGCACAAGTCCTGCAGCAGACCTGGGTCCAGATGTTACCATGAGGAGCACACATCCTGCTGCAGAACTGGATCCAGATGTTACCATGAGGAGCACAAGTCCTGCAGCAGACCTGGGTCCAGATGTTACTATGAGGAGCACAAGTCCTGCAGCAGACCTGGGTCCAGATGTTCCCGTGAGAAGTGCACATCCTGCAGCAGAACTTGATCCAGAAAGTACTTTGTGGACCACACATCTTCCAGAAGAACAGGATCCAGATGGCAGTATGCAAAGTGCACGTTCTTCAGCAGAATTGAGCTTGGGTGTTAGCATATGGAGTGCATATCCCACAGCAGATACTTCCACCTGGAGCACACATCCTGCACCTGAATCTGAACTAGAAGGTACCACATGGGACACACATTCTTCAGCCGATTTTGATCTAGATGGTACCATGAGGAACAAACATCCTtcagcagaagcaaatctcaaagGCACAATGGAGAGTAAACATATTGCAGCAGAAACCAGTCTAAGAGATACCACGTGGAGGACTCATCCCACAGAAGAACTAGGATCAGATGGAATCATGAGGAGAACACTTTCCACAGCAGAATCAG GTGCTGGTCCAATGGGAATCTCTGCTCTGCCCACTAGAGTTTCATCACCCTCTCCATCTCTGGGCCCCACCCAGGGGTTGGCTGTATCTCCTGTCCTTGCTGTTCAACTGAGTCCAGGCTCCGGCACCCGCTCACAGCACCACACAGGGGCCCCCAGTACGCAGAGACCCTCAGAACCTACCCAGTACCCTGATATCTCCAACACCCAGGGACCCCCAGCATCCTTCCAACACCCTGCAGAGAGCCCCACTGCTTGGACAGAGCTTGTGCTCTCCCAGCATCCCCCTGCAGAGCCCTCTGGCTTCTGGACACCCCCAGACCTCTTTATCCAGACTCCATCAAGTAACCCCAGCCCCCAGAGCCTCCCAGCACTCACCATGCTCCCCCTAGATCCCACCAGTCCTTACATGAATGCTGCTCATTTCAAGCACCTCATGGATATCCCCAGATCCCAGACCCTCCCAGCACCCTCTGAGGACCCCGTAGAGACCCTCAATACTCAGAAACCCTCAGTATCTGCCcagaaccccacagagacccTCAGCTCCAAGAGTCCCCCAGCACTCTCCCAGTATCTAACAGAGATCCTCAGCACACAGgtccccccagcacccacccacCACCCCATGGAGACCTCTGATAGCCAGCCCCCCGCAGCACCCACTGAACAATCCATGGAGATCTTCAGCACCCAGAGGCCCCCAACAGTGCCCCAGCACTTCACAGAGTCCCTCAGCATCCAGAGGCCCCCATCAACCCTACAACAACCTATGAAGACCTTTGGCACCCAGAACCCTCCAGTATCCCTTAAGCATCCCATGAAGTTGCTCAGTACTCagaccccccccatatcccaccaGCACCCCAAAGAACCCCTCAGTACCCAGACACCCCCAGGATCCCTGAAGCACCTCACAGATCCCCCCAGCACCCAGATTCCCTCAGCACCTGTCCAGCATCCAGTGGAGACTTTTGGCACTCAGACTCCCCGAGCATTCCTCCAGCACCCCATGAAGTTGTTCagcacccagacccccccagcacccacagaggCCCTCCGCACCCATTCTGCAAGCCCTGTACTGCCTGGACCCCCATGTACAG GTCCAGCCCAACCAGCACCACCGGTGCCAACGCTCTCTGCACTATGGGACCGGGGGGGACACTGTGTGGCCCCTGTGCTGCGGGCACTGCTGTGGGAGGTGCGGGGACTGCGGGGGCAGCTGCGGGCCCTGGCCCGCAACCAGCGTCGGGGAGCTCAGCGTCTGGAGGCCATCGCCCGCCGCCTGGGCAGGCTGACTGCCCTGGGGCAGCACATCCTGGAGGAGCCCCCCCGGCTGTATGGGGGTGTGGGCATCCGGAGAGGGGTCTTGCACAGGAGGCAAGGGAAATAA